Proteins from one Gimesia maris genomic window:
- a CDS encoding GspE/PulE family protein, which produces MKSIWAYLFVFLCVVLCSTELPAQTDQNDGGGQQEQTSRTVTVAARQGQYPPLPVPFFRGNDPRYENMQGFYFSLWKFVPVVLLFLLWAKTSYWVDDDSRSLKCDTEFWSSLILVAGGLGFLFVFCMPSFALGFVVLALAYGGPLGFYIRERNAKVPASSRVMTPQHIRNMTLRYLSQMGIRVGGSKTQQAAMGPEIRFVGRSATGRGDDPASSRRVENSRGFLAAKELVYDAIMRRATDVHLEPKEDEFGVRLRIDGVMYPTEGFDRGIGDAVLNIFKVLGAMDITEKRRPQDGSFRAIMPDREIDFRLASQGTRHGEKMSLRILDQTNSIASLAELGIRKQLVDKMSSIVKQPHGLFLCCGPTGAGKSTTLFAALHEIDPYQRNIITIEDPVEYRIDNVSQIEINQKAGQTFAESLRSILRQDPDVVMIGEIRDAETARIACQAANTGHMVFSTVHANDTFTALYRLIDLEVEPFMLASSLSALLAQRLARRLCPDCKEEYQPNPEFLKKANLPPDKVKCFYRQPKNPEGVCSTCGGLGYKGRISVVELLDFDERMRDMIRDMANISQLKAQARKNGMLYMKEEGLRLVVKGVTSIDELLRVVK; this is translated from the coding sequence GTGAAATCTATCTGGGCGTATCTGTTCGTCTTTCTTTGCGTGGTGCTGTGTTCGACGGAACTGCCTGCGCAGACTGATCAGAATGACGGCGGTGGTCAGCAGGAGCAGACCTCGCGGACAGTCACCGTTGCTGCCAGGCAGGGGCAGTATCCGCCTCTGCCAGTTCCCTTTTTTCGGGGGAATGACCCGCGGTATGAGAACATGCAGGGCTTTTATTTCAGCCTGTGGAAGTTCGTGCCTGTCGTGCTGCTGTTTCTGTTGTGGGCAAAAACTTCGTACTGGGTGGATGATGACAGCCGCAGTCTGAAGTGCGATACGGAATTCTGGAGTTCTCTGATCCTGGTCGCAGGGGGGCTGGGTTTTCTGTTTGTATTCTGCATGCCCAGTTTTGCGCTGGGCTTTGTGGTACTGGCGCTGGCTTATGGCGGACCCCTGGGTTTTTATATTCGTGAGCGAAATGCAAAGGTTCCCGCTTCGAGCCGGGTGATGACCCCGCAGCACATCCGGAATATGACCCTGCGCTATCTGTCACAGATGGGGATTCGTGTTGGCGGTTCTAAGACGCAACAGGCGGCGATGGGACCTGAGATCCGGTTTGTCGGCCGGTCTGCTACCGGTCGCGGGGATGACCCGGCCAGTTCGCGACGTGTGGAAAATTCACGTGGTTTTCTGGCAGCGAAAGAACTGGTTTACGATGCCATTATGCGTCGGGCGACGGACGTGCATCTGGAGCCGAAAGAAGATGAATTTGGCGTTCGCCTGCGTATCGACGGGGTGATGTATCCCACCGAGGGTTTTGACCGGGGTATTGGCGATGCGGTGCTGAACATTTTCAAGGTGCTGGGGGCGATGGATATTACCGAGAAGCGGCGTCCCCAGGACGGCAGTTTTCGGGCGATCATGCCTGACCGCGAGATTGACTTTCGTCTGGCGAGCCAGGGAACGCGCCACGGCGAAAAAATGAGTTTGCGTATTCTGGACCAGACGAACTCGATCGCGTCGCTGGCCGAGTTGGGAATTCGCAAGCAACTGGTTGACAAAATGAGTTCGATCGTCAAGCAGCCTCATGGTCTGTTTTTATGCTGTGGTCCAACCGGTGCCGGTAAGTCAACGACACTGTTTGCCGCTTTGCACGAGATCGACCCTTACCAGCGGAACATTATTACGATTGAAGATCCGGTGGAATACCGGATTGATAACGTGTCGCAGATTGAGATCAACCAGAAGGCGGGTCAGACGTTTGCGGAGTCTTTAAGAAGTATTCTGCGTCAGGACCCGGATGTGGTGATGATCGGGGAAATTCGTGATGCGGAAACGGCGCGAATTGCCTGTCAGGCCGCGAATACCGGGCATATGGTGTTTTCGACGGTTCACGCGAACGATACGTTTACGGCCTTGTATCGATTGATTGACCTGGAAGTGGAGCCGTTCATGCTGGCCAGTTCGCTGTCGGCATTACTGGCGCAGCGGTTGGCGCGGCGGTTGTGTCCGGACTGTAAGGAAGAGTACCAGCCGAATCCGGAGTTTCTGAAGAAGGCCAATCTGCCTCCCGATAAAGTGAAGTGCTTTTACCGGCAGCCGAAAAATCCCGAAGGGGTCTGCTCGACTTGTGGTGGCCTGGGCTACAAAGGCCGGATCAGTGTGGTCGAGCTGCTTGATTTTGACGAGCGGATGAGGGATATGATTCGAGATATGGCGAACATTTCCCAGTTGAAAGCACAGGCCCGGAAGAACGGCATGTTGTATATGAAAGAAGAAGGTTTGAGGCTGGTCGTTAAGGGGGTGACCTCCATTGACGAATTACTGCGAGTTGTGAAGTGA
- a CDS encoding CvpA family protein, with translation MIDIFLLAIMGIVIWCVASEGAWGAGFIFVSVLLAGLLAMNFFEPLATLLTNHVSGSSSWQQRWDIIALVGLFVGFIFLFREVTVRIAPAYMQVHPLVHEVARWGFAAMTGYIAMAFLLTALHTAPLPREFAGFTPERNNFFSVLAPDREWLGFTQYVSEKSMRKGTFGHLFDGPEYSFPKQDNKIWPSFPIRYATRRAEGGAGGAAARPSAGDKADRSF, from the coding sequence ATGATCGACATCTTTCTGCTGGCTATAATGGGGATCGTGATCTGGTGTGTCGCCAGTGAAGGCGCCTGGGGAGCCGGCTTCATCTTTGTCTCCGTGCTGCTGGCGGGTCTGCTGGCGATGAACTTTTTTGAACCCCTGGCGACATTACTGACTAACCATGTTTCGGGTTCCAGTTCGTGGCAGCAGCGGTGGGACATCATTGCCCTGGTGGGGTTGTTTGTGGGTTTCATCTTTCTGTTTCGAGAGGTCACCGTGCGCATTGCGCCCGCATACATGCAGGTGCATCCGCTGGTTCACGAAGTAGCCCGCTGGGGCTTTGCCGCGATGACCGGTTACATCGCGATGGCATTTCTGCTGACCGCCTTGCACACCGCACCGCTGCCTCGCGAGTTTGCCGGATTTACTCCTGAACGCAATAACTTTTTTAGCGTGTTGGCGCCGGACCGGGAATGGCTGGGATTCACTCAGTATGTTTCGGAGAAATCGATGCGCAAAGGGACGTTCGGGCATCTGTTTGACGGACCGGAATACTCATTCCCCAAGCAGGATAATAAGATCTGGCCTTCATTTCCGATTCGCTATGCGACGCGCAGAGCAGAGGGTGGTGCAGGGGGAGCCGCGGCGAGACCATCGGCCGGAGACAAGGCGGACCGTTCTTTCTGA
- the rdgB gene encoding RdgB/HAM1 family non-canonical purine NTP pyrophosphatase, whose amino-acid sequence MSHYPIIVLASRNQKKAGEISELLAPHGIQVQSVADFPEAEEVVEDGSTFGENAAKKAAQTARTLSHWTIGEDSGLMIDVLDGAPGIYSARFSGENATDEKNNEKMLQELSGVPLEKRTAAYVCNVALSDPTGEICLQVEARCRGRMTQAPRGQNGFGYDPYFEIIELHKTFGELAPIVKQHLSHRARAFERFIPQLVRLFQNQQS is encoded by the coding sequence ATGTCTCATTATCCAATCATCGTTCTCGCCAGTCGTAATCAGAAAAAAGCAGGTGAAATTTCCGAGCTCCTGGCCCCGCATGGCATCCAGGTTCAGAGCGTAGCCGATTTCCCGGAAGCAGAAGAAGTCGTCGAGGACGGCAGCACCTTCGGCGAGAACGCGGCCAAAAAAGCTGCGCAGACAGCGCGCACCCTCTCACACTGGACTATTGGTGAAGACAGCGGACTCATGATCGATGTCCTTGATGGTGCCCCGGGAATCTATTCCGCCCGCTTCAGTGGCGAGAATGCAACCGATGAAAAGAACAACGAAAAGATGCTGCAGGAACTGAGTGGCGTTCCCCTGGAAAAACGAACCGCCGCCTATGTCTGTAACGTCGCGCTCTCAGATCCCACAGGAGAAATCTGCCTGCAGGTCGAAGCCCGCTGCCGGGGACGGATGACACAAGCCCCGCGCGGACAGAACGGATTCGGCTATGATCCCTATTTCGAAATCATCGAATTGCATAAAACATTTGGAGAACTGGCGCCAATCGTCAAACAGCATCTCAGCCATCGTGCCCGCGCTTTCGAACGCTTCATCCCGCAACTGGTCCGACTGTTTCAAAATCAACAGAGTTAA
- a CDS encoding metallophosphoesterase family protein — protein MRVLVVSDVHSNWVALSSIQEEFDYCLCIGDLVDYGTDPLPCIEWIKVHATACVRGNHDHAVAQRVEAKGSTGFRRLACATRPLHWELLDRVRMKYLARLPISQQITIEGVTFYLVHGTPRDPLDEYLGDNESAWTSRLQGINANFICVGHTHIPFHLDLGDKQVINPGSVGQPRDGDPRVSYAIIEDGKVTLKRQEYDIQAAIRQMEAAGLSGETLEMASSVLLNGRMTS, from the coding sequence ATGCGTGTACTTGTGGTTTCCGATGTCCATTCCAACTGGGTGGCACTTTCTTCGATTCAGGAAGAGTTCGACTACTGCCTGTGTATCGGGGATCTGGTCGACTACGGGACCGATCCGCTGCCCTGTATTGAATGGATCAAAGTACATGCCACTGCCTGTGTGCGCGGGAATCACGATCATGCCGTCGCGCAGCGGGTGGAAGCGAAAGGCTCTACCGGTTTTCGCAGGCTGGCATGTGCGACGCGGCCGCTGCATTGGGAACTGCTGGATCGCGTGAGAATGAAATACCTGGCACGGTTACCGATTTCACAACAGATTACGATTGAGGGTGTCACGTTTTATCTGGTACATGGCACGCCCCGTGATCCCCTGGATGAGTATCTGGGTGATAACGAATCAGCGTGGACTTCCCGGCTGCAGGGGATCAACGCGAACTTCATCTGCGTGGGACATACACATATTCCCTTTCACCTGGATCTGGGTGACAAGCAGGTGATCAATCCCGGCAGCGTGGGGCAGCCCCGGGACGGAGATCCGCGGGTTTCTTACGCGATCATCGAAGATGGCAAGGTCACGTTGAAACGTCAGGAGTATGATATCCAGGCAGCCATCCGCCAGATGGAAGCAGCAGGCCTGTCAGGAGAAACACTGGAGATGGCCTCCAGTGTGCTCCTTAACGGCCGAATGACTTCCTGA
- a CDS encoding class II fumarate hydratase: MSGFRTERDSMGEVQVPAEAYYGAQTQRAVENFQISGNTLPPSLIHAMGQVKLAAAHANRDIGKLAGSGKNPLNDEQIKALIDAATEVADGKFDDQFPIDVYQTGSGTSSNMNVNEVISNRAIEILGQDRFAPEKSVHPNDHVNMGQSTNDTFPTAIHVAVASSIHNHLIPGLEKLAASLAQKARDWDQIIKIGRTHLADATPLRLGQEFGGFARQLELSVERAYQAAAAVYELPVGGTAVGSGINTHPEFGHRVSVELAKLTDISFVEAADHFEANAQRDGLVECHAILKTIATTLFNVSNNIRWLGSGPRCGFYEVKIPDLQPGSSIMPGKVNPVMCESMMQASTRVIGNDQTITMSGAAGGQFQLNIMMPVMGFTVLESIHLLANSSNEFVRLCSDNMEANEEACNAAVENSLSMVTSLNPHIGYEKASALAKEAFKSGKTIRELCTEQEILPAETLKEALDPMSMTEPHA, translated from the coding sequence ATGTCGGGGTTTCGAACCGAACGTGATTCGATGGGTGAAGTACAGGTTCCAGCAGAAGCGTACTACGGCGCACAGACGCAACGGGCCGTTGAGAATTTTCAGATCTCCGGCAATACACTGCCGCCCAGTCTGATTCATGCCATGGGTCAGGTCAAGCTGGCCGCCGCCCATGCGAACCGCGACATCGGAAAGCTCGCCGGCAGCGGAAAAAATCCTCTGAATGATGAGCAGATCAAAGCGCTGATCGATGCTGCCACCGAAGTCGCCGATGGAAAATTCGACGATCAGTTTCCGATTGACGTTTACCAGACCGGCTCGGGAACTTCGAGCAACATGAACGTGAACGAAGTCATCAGCAATCGCGCGATTGAAATTCTGGGGCAGGACCGCTTTGCTCCTGAGAAGTCTGTCCACCCCAACGACCATGTGAATATGGGACAGAGCACCAACGACACGTTCCCCACCGCCATCCATGTCGCCGTCGCCTCCAGCATACACAATCATCTGATCCCGGGACTGGAAAAACTGGCCGCCAGCCTGGCACAGAAAGCCAGAGACTGGGACCAGATCATCAAGATCGGCCGCACTCATCTGGCCGATGCCACGCCACTCCGACTGGGACAGGAATTTGGCGGGTTCGCCCGTCAGCTCGAACTCAGTGTGGAACGTGCCTACCAGGCAGCGGCTGCCGTGTATGAACTACCCGTGGGAGGCACTGCCGTCGGTTCCGGTATCAATACCCATCCGGAATTCGGTCACCGCGTGAGTGTGGAACTCGCAAAGCTGACCGACATCTCATTTGTCGAAGCCGCCGATCATTTTGAAGCCAATGCACAGCGCGACGGACTGGTTGAATGCCACGCCATCTTAAAAACCATCGCCACCACCCTGTTCAATGTTTCGAATAATATCCGCTGGCTCGGCTCAGGTCCCCGCTGTGGATTTTATGAAGTCAAGATTCCCGACCTGCAGCCCGGCAGTTCCATCATGCCCGGAAAAGTGAATCCGGTCATGTGTGAAAGCATGATGCAGGCCTCAACCCGGGTCATCGGCAACGATCAGACCATTACCATGTCCGGGGCAGCCGGTGGCCAGTTCCAGCTGAATATCATGATGCCCGTGATGGGCTTCACCGTGCTGGAAAGCATTCACCTGCTGGCCAATTCCAGTAATGAGTTCGTGCGGCTCTGCTCCGACAATATGGAAGCCAATGAAGAAGCCTGTAACGCAGCCGTCGAAAACAGTCTCTCCATGGTAACCAGCCTCAACCCGCACATCGGTTATGAAAAAGCATCGGCATTGGCGAAAGAAGCATTCAAGTCCGGTAAGACGATTCGAGAACTCTGCACCGAACAGGAGATCCTGCCGGCAGAGACACTCAAAGAAGCCCTCGATCCAATGAGCATGACCGAACCACATGCTTAA
- a CDS encoding PVC-type heme-binding CxxCH protein, producing MNHRLLILLTVLAASYSESKRAEAAPPVPPPNNTGGEFFSPADSLKQFTVPDDLKIEQVLAEPEVKQPIFQNFDERGRMWVINYLQYPYPEGLRILSKDKHHRAVYDKIPLPPPHHEKGADKITIHEDTNGDGKYDKHKTFVDGLNIASSFVKGRGGVWVLNPPYLLFYPDKDNDDVPDGDPVVHLEGFGLEDTHSVVNSLRLGPDGWLYSSQGSTVSGKVKKPGQKDKEAIQTLGQLIWRYHPEKQIYEIFAEGGGNAFGVEFDDKGRLYSGHNGGNTRGFHYTQGSYYQKGFGKHGPLSNPYAFGYFQAMKHANVPRFTHNFIIYEAETLPKKYWGHLFGIEPLQGRVVESKITGDGSSYQTEDLQRPVATTDKRFRPVDIKLGPDGAIYFCDMYEHQIAHGQHYSGQVEKDDGRIYRLTAKNAKPLAPFDLGQKSSRELITVLDHPNKWFRQQALRLFGDRKDASVIPALKQKLFSADGQSALEALWALNLSGGFDESVAQKSLQHSDPYVRAWTIRLLCDDHQVSTEIGQQLVALALTEPHVQVRSQLASSSKRLPAEPGLPIAFHLLSRSEDLDDVHVPLILWWSLEKRVAENRAELLAYFEKPEVWQYPLVEKYILERIMRRFASTGSRNDLLVCARLLELAPEKSHAEILMAGFETAMKGRSQTSFPKELITAMSKYGGQSLSLGLRQGDQAAVEKALKIVADPKADNQKRLDLIQILGEVKVPQSVPVLLKIIQNSSDLQLQIAAISALQQYPNESIGNVVTAQYPNMSDDLRSAAQTLVSIRKPWAYEFLRSIDAGKIDKATVPVETARKMTVYGDEGITALIAKHFGSIAGATTEQMQQQIAAQQKMLSAATEEPDRYAGEKLFQKNCGKCHKLFGEGGEIGPDLTSFKRDDVGRMLVNIINPSNEIREGFETYLIVTEDGRTVNGFLADQDNNVIVIRSADGQSITVERDNIDEMLPQKKSLMPEGLLDKLSEKEVRDLFSYLRSSQPLP from the coding sequence ATGAACCATCGACTGCTCATTCTGCTGACTGTCCTGGCAGCCTCGTATTCCGAAAGTAAGAGAGCAGAGGCTGCCCCTCCGGTGCCTCCACCGAATAATACAGGGGGTGAATTCTTCAGTCCGGCGGACTCACTCAAGCAGTTTACCGTTCCCGATGATCTTAAGATTGAACAGGTGCTCGCCGAGCCCGAGGTCAAGCAACCCATCTTTCAAAACTTCGATGAACGCGGACGCATGTGGGTAATCAACTACCTGCAGTATCCGTATCCGGAAGGATTGAGAATTCTCAGCAAAGACAAACACCATCGCGCCGTTTACGATAAAATCCCCCTGCCTCCGCCACACCATGAAAAAGGGGCCGACAAAATCACCATCCATGAAGATACCAACGGCGATGGAAAATATGATAAGCATAAAACGTTTGTGGACGGTCTGAATATCGCTTCCTCGTTTGTCAAAGGTCGGGGCGGAGTCTGGGTCTTGAACCCGCCTTATCTACTGTTTTATCCAGACAAGGATAACGATGATGTTCCCGACGGCGATCCCGTGGTGCACCTCGAAGGCTTCGGCCTGGAAGACACACACTCGGTTGTCAACAGCCTCCGCTTGGGGCCGGACGGCTGGCTCTACTCTTCCCAGGGAAGTACTGTTTCCGGGAAAGTCAAAAAGCCCGGTCAGAAAGACAAGGAAGCCATTCAGACGCTGGGGCAGCTGATCTGGCGTTATCACCCGGAAAAACAGATTTACGAAATTTTTGCAGAGGGAGGCGGAAACGCATTCGGCGTCGAATTCGATGACAAAGGCCGACTCTATTCCGGTCACAACGGGGGCAATACACGTGGTTTCCATTACACACAAGGCAGCTACTACCAGAAAGGCTTCGGTAAACACGGCCCTCTCTCCAACCCCTATGCCTTCGGTTATTTCCAGGCCATGAAACATGCCAACGTGCCTCGTTTCACCCACAACTTTATTATCTACGAAGCAGAAACACTACCGAAAAAATACTGGGGACACCTGTTTGGAATCGAACCGCTGCAGGGCCGTGTCGTCGAAAGTAAGATCACCGGCGACGGATCGTCCTATCAGACAGAAGACCTGCAACGCCCCGTCGCCACCACCGACAAACGCTTTCGACCCGTCGATATTAAACTCGGTCCCGACGGCGCGATTTATTTCTGTGACATGTACGAACATCAGATTGCCCACGGTCAGCACTATTCCGGCCAGGTCGAAAAAGACGATGGACGCATCTATCGGCTCACTGCGAAAAATGCGAAACCGCTGGCTCCCTTCGACCTCGGCCAGAAATCTTCCCGGGAACTGATCACCGTTCTGGACCATCCCAACAAATGGTTTCGCCAGCAGGCACTCCGCCTGTTCGGCGATCGTAAAGACGCCAGTGTGATTCCTGCACTCAAACAAAAACTGTTCTCTGCAGACGGGCAGTCTGCCCTGGAAGCACTCTGGGCATTGAACCTGAGTGGTGGTTTTGATGAAAGCGTCGCGCAGAAATCGCTACAGCATTCCGATCCTTATGTCAGAGCCTGGACGATTCGGCTGCTCTGTGATGACCATCAGGTCTCCACTGAAATCGGTCAGCAGCTCGTCGCGCTTGCCTTAACCGAACCGCACGTGCAGGTTCGCAGCCAGCTCGCCAGTTCTTCCAAACGGCTGCCTGCAGAACCAGGTCTGCCGATCGCCTTTCATCTGTTAAGCCGCTCTGAAGACCTGGATGATGTGCACGTGCCTCTGATTCTCTGGTGGTCCCTGGAAAAACGGGTTGCCGAAAACCGGGCAGAATTGCTTGCATACTTTGAAAAGCCGGAAGTCTGGCAGTATCCGCTGGTGGAGAAGTACATTCTCGAACGCATCATGCGGCGGTTCGCTTCCACCGGCTCACGAAATGATCTGCTGGTCTGTGCCCGCCTGCTGGAACTCGCTCCGGAAAAGTCGCATGCCGAGATTCTGATGGCGGGATTTGAAACCGCCATGAAAGGTCGTTCACAAACCAGCTTCCCCAAGGAGCTGATCACGGCCATGTCAAAGTATGGCGGACAGTCTCTGTCGCTGGGTCTGCGCCAGGGTGATCAGGCAGCCGTTGAAAAAGCATTGAAGATCGTCGCCGACCCCAAAGCCGATAACCAGAAGCGTCTCGACCTGATCCAGATCCTCGGCGAAGTCAAAGTCCCGCAGTCGGTCCCCGTCCTGTTGAAGATCATACAGAATTCCAGTGACCTGCAGTTGCAGATTGCCGCCATCAGCGCCCTGCAGCAATACCCGAATGAATCCATCGGCAATGTGGTCACCGCGCAGTACCCGAACATGTCTGACGATCTCCGCAGTGCCGCCCAGACCCTGGTGTCCATTCGCAAACCCTGGGCCTATGAATTTCTTCGGTCCATCGATGCAGGGAAAATTGATAAAGCCACCGTCCCCGTTGAAACAGCCCGCAAAATGACTGTCTACGGTGATGAAGGCATTACCGCTCTCATCGCAAAGCATTTCGGTTCCATCGCCGGTGCCACAACCGAACAGATGCAGCAGCAGATCGCCGCGCAACAGAAAATGCTCTCGGCTGCGACTGAAGAACCCGATCGCTACGCCGGCGAAAAGCTGTTCCAGAAGAACTGCGGCAAATGTCATAAGCTGTTTGGCGAGGGAGGCGAAATCGGCCCTGATCTGACTTCGTTCAAACGGGATGACGTGGGCCGCATGCTGGTGAATATCATCAACCCTTCCAACGAAATCCGCGAAGGCTTTGAAACCTATCTGATTGTTACCGAAGATGGCCGAACGGTAAACGGGTTCCTCGCCGACCAGGATAATAATGTGATCGTCATCCGCAGTGCCGACGGCCAGAGCATTACCGTGGAACGCGACAATATAGATGAAATGCTGCCGCAGAAGAAATCACTGATGCCTGAAGGCCTGCTCGACAAGCTTTCTGAGAAAGAAGTTCGCGACCTGTTCAGCTATCTCCGCAGTTCACAGCCTTTGCCCTGA
- a CDS encoding SMP-30/gluconolactonase/LRE family protein translates to MLKRIMLVTIVLSLSHFVSLAGAQKQKTETHPLPDTVADDAKLQEEYAAKAFFEGPIWDPAGERLYFTSFVDKDTKILRLDKTGKASVWLDDTKGINGTYLSVEGRMLGAQAYGQHVMSYAFGESGPADTIVVAENPKWNQPNDVCQTPNGNIYFTDPDFKNRKTSAVYVKTTEGEVKKIITSMPVPNGVIASNDGKTLYVGDSHEKLWRSFPILADGTVGEGRLFFDPETSRKDSPDGMSIDAEGNLYLSGRGGVWVASPYGKSRGLIPVPEFCSNVTFGGADGKTLYFTCANKVYSLQMKVKGGQFR, encoded by the coding sequence ATGTTAAAACGAATCATGCTGGTAACCATTGTGTTGAGTTTGTCACATTTCGTCTCGTTGGCAGGGGCCCAAAAACAGAAGACGGAAACTCATCCGCTGCCTGATACAGTAGCTGATGACGCAAAGTTGCAGGAAGAGTATGCCGCGAAAGCATTTTTCGAAGGGCCGATCTGGGACCCGGCGGGCGAACGGTTGTACTTCACTTCATTCGTCGACAAGGACACGAAAATCTTACGTCTGGATAAAACGGGGAAAGCGAGCGTCTGGCTGGATGATACTAAAGGCATCAACGGGACATACCTCTCGGTAGAGGGGCGCATGCTGGGCGCGCAGGCTTATGGTCAGCATGTAATGAGTTACGCCTTCGGAGAGTCTGGACCAGCCGATACGATTGTGGTCGCAGAGAACCCGAAATGGAACCAGCCCAACGATGTGTGCCAGACACCCAATGGGAATATCTATTTTACCGACCCTGATTTCAAGAATCGAAAAACCAGCGCCGTGTATGTAAAAACAACCGAGGGAGAAGTGAAAAAAATCATCACCAGTATGCCGGTCCCGAATGGCGTGATCGCATCGAATGACGGGAAGACTCTGTATGTGGGCGACAGTCACGAAAAGCTGTGGCGCAGTTTTCCGATCCTGGCAGACGGAACGGTAGGAGAAGGTCGGTTGTTTTTTGATCCAGAAACATCACGCAAGGATTCTCCTGACGGGATGAGCATTGATGCGGAGGGGAACCTGTATCTTTCCGGTCGGGGTGGTGTGTGGGTAGCGAGCCCCTACGGGAAATCACGGGGCCTGATTCCTGTTCCCGAGTTCTGTTCGAACGTCACTTTCGGGGGAGCGGATGGAAAGACGCTGTATTTCACCTGTGCGAATAAAGTCTATAGCCTGCAGATGAAGGTGAAAGGCGGGCAGTTTCGTTAA
- a CDS encoding type IV pilus twitching motility protein PilT: MATTVPATPKDVNPITGRVENEIDKVFRQLIKHGGSDLHMQVGKAPILRVKGTLRELQMDPIDRDQMMALFTPMMDERNLKIFHDEGGADFSYVVEHEGEPWRFRVNLFIQLGFPGMVSRKIERSIPNFDGLYLPPVMESLCKFDQGMVLLAGVTGSGKSTTIASMLNWVNDHYRKHILTIEDPIEFVYTQNKCLINQREVGIDVKDFEIAMKHAVRQDPDIMLVGEMRDMETFSTAIHAAETGHLVFGTIHASNAPSCIGRILDLFPQDMHKALRGSLAFNMRAIVAQKLLKTIVDKPGRVPIVEIMTFNPTVRKLVLEEQDEKLSAAIRIGKDEGMQQFNDSLKGFIDREFISRADAFEISPNVEELKMVLKGIDVKGAAIL; this comes from the coding sequence ATGGCGACAACAGTTCCTGCGACCCCCAAAGATGTCAATCCCATCACAGGGCGTGTTGAAAATGAAATCGACAAAGTCTTCCGCCAGTTGATCAAGCATGGCGGTTCCGACTTACACATGCAGGTCGGCAAAGCCCCGATCCTGCGTGTCAAAGGGACGCTGCGGGAACTGCAGATGGACCCCATCGACCGCGACCAGATGATGGCGTTATTCACACCGATGATGGATGAACGCAACTTGAAGATCTTCCACGATGAAGGGGGAGCTGACTTTTCTTATGTCGTGGAACACGAAGGGGAACCCTGGCGTTTCCGTGTGAACCTGTTTATCCAACTCGGTTTTCCCGGCATGGTCTCCCGTAAAATCGAACGCTCGATTCCCAACTTTGATGGTTTGTATTTGCCTCCCGTGATGGAGTCATTATGTAAGTTCGACCAGGGCATGGTACTGTTGGCCGGGGTGACGGGTAGTGGTAAGTCAACCACCATTGCTTCCATGCTGAACTGGGTGAACGATCATTACCGCAAGCACATTCTGACGATTGAAGACCCGATCGAATTCGTCTACACACAGAATAAGTGTCTGATCAATCAGCGCGAGGTCGGCATCGATGTGAAAGACTTCGAAATCGCAATGAAACACGCCGTGCGTCAGGATCCCGACATCATGCTGGTGGGCGAAATGCGTGACATGGAAACCTTCTCGACTGCGATCCACGCTGCGGAAACAGGTCACCTTGTATTTGGAACCATTCACGCTTCCAATGCCCCCAGTTGTATCGGTCGTATTCTCGACCTCTTCCCGCAGGATATGCATAAAGCGCTGCGAGGCAGTCTGGCGTTCAACATGCGTGCCATCGTCGCGCAAAAACTGCTCAAGACCATTGTCGACAAGCCGGGTCGTGTTCCCATTGTCGAAATCATGACCTTCAATCCGACCGTGCGTAAACTGGTTCTGGAAGAGCAGGACGAAAAACTGTCCGCCGCCATTCGGATCGGTAAAGACGAAGGTATGCAGCAGTTTAACGACAGCCTGAAAGGATTCATCGACCGTGAATTCATCAGCCGTGCCGATGCGTTCGAAATTTCACCGAACGTCGAAGAGCTGAAAATGGTTCTCAAAGGCATCGACGTCAAAGGGGCTGCGATTCTGTAA